The genome window atttcgcatctgcttgaggaacagatagggcaagtgcgaaggatacaaggaagcatgtggagacaagcgtaacagcacacgtgccgatacattcattactctgtcaaaagcaaaagtatcccatatcagcagggtggaacgtactctagatttgatggacttgttttgaccctcaaattcttcagtcggccttatactctggaggaaaccagaaaaccctccagctcagttcaagaataagcctgtggaaagttacttcttcaaaagcaaaagtatctcatatcatctcttctcatttttcttctctttatccttcatgctgctgcaagatggggagaaggtgaacaatcagtcggagctctgattgcttaccttgtctgtcacctctttcagcaaaccccctagcttggcgacttgggggactcctactacatggtttgtatcgcgcttgaccaagcctgaaactacaagtaagcttcaagtgaaattgatacattaccttgtgcatctccaccagttaaagataccacccctggatggaggaagagtacttccagagaagatgccacatctacctatgagacagataaggcaagtcaagacgacaccacactccgatacttagaagtttcgtgattacgagatcattctcccacaatattcctaatgtcatttgtactaaatcattcacttgtactcactaaatgagagcttgaacctatgtacttgtgtaaacccttcacaattaatgagaactcttctattccgtggacgtagccaatctgggtgaaccacgtacatcttgtgtttgctttcctatctctatccatttatatacttatccacactaatgaccggagcaatctagcgaagatcacaaaaagcgatcgttttcgctacctaggatctatcttgcaagagaacggagaattagatggagatctcaaccatagaatacgagctggatggaaagagtgcatccggcgtgttgtgtgaccgtcgtaggccactgaagctcaagggaaaattttataggacggcaataaggctagcgatgttgtatggcacagaatgttgggtggtgaagcatcaacacgtacacaaaatgggtgtagcggagatgaggatgcttcgtgggatgtgtgggcacacgagaaaggataagattgggaatgaggatatccgaggtaaagtaggagtagccgaaattgtaggaaatatgagagaaaatcggctccggtgattttgaacatgtgcaaagaaggccgactgacgctccggttcgaagatgtgactacgggacagaggttcagggccgaaggggtagaggaagacctaggacaactttggaagagagtctaagaaaagacttagagtacttggatctaacggaggacatgacacaaaaccgagcgcaatggcgttctaggattcatatttagaccccacttagtgggaaaaggctttgttgttgttgttgttgttgttaagtATACTTTTGCTTCCCTTTCAGTGTCTGCACTGCTTGCTAAAACATGTCCACCCCCTTCTATTCATCTTATATCTTTCTATACGGGTAAGAAGAGTTAGAAATATAATTCCAAATAAAGTGAGGGGAAGGGAGGGAACATCATCCAGAAACGAGACTGTCATGCCAAGCAATCTTCCTTTAAATGATTAAAGGATATagccataaatccacccaaaaaaatatttaataaaaatcatacaaaAAGATGTCAAAACTGAAGATGCCAGGACGAGATTCTGGAATTGTGAGAATTACCTCGAAGACAACAGCTCCAAGAGCAACCCATCTAACAATGGTCCAGTGAGCTTTCAGAAATGCATATATCATCTCAAAATCTCCACTTGAATCCGTTGGTATTTCCTAAAGAGTAACTTGTGACACTGATTAGATAGCCAATCATAACATtacaatttaaattttaaaacatCAGTTGATACAACACTTACATCTTCCCAGCTTTTGTCAAAGAATATAAAGGCGGCAGCTCCCAGCTCTACCAAGATCAAAAGGATCACCAGGACCGAATACTATGCTGACTTAAGGACCCcattttgttaaatttaaaatcaaaataaagaaaGCATAGGTGTATGCACATGCATGTTTTGGTATGACAGGCATACTATTATCACATAACGGATATGTCATGACACAATTACCAGATATACTTTTAGACAAAAAGAATTGAGTAATTAGGATACACAACTCAGGCAGCAGCCATTCCGTGTCATAGCACCCACGCAACCAAAACAAGAGATGATAAATATAATCGCTCCAATGCCAATAAACAAGTATATGAACCTGGAAAAGAATATGGTGTAAAAAATTggaggaaaaaagaaagaagaattagcATCTTGAACTCAACACGTATAACAAACAATATGAGTGTAATCCTTAATGGGtctttataattaatatatatatatatatatatatatatatatatatatgtgtgtgtgtgtgtgtgtgtgtgtgtgtgcaaataAATTCATTAATATGGGATTATGGATAGATCTAGCATACGTAAGGCATAGGTTCCTTCAAGAAAAGTGTAAGCATagggaaaaaacataaaacaatgaTTGTAAAAGATAATATGGGAAACtcagaaaaataaaatggacAACTTAATGCAATAAAAGTCAGCTCAATCTTCACTGTGCATCAGCTAACTTAGTGAGACGAACATCGCTTCCAGAAATAGTTGGGGTTGGCACTGAATAGTTGATTAGATCTAGCCTTTTAGATCAATTAGATTTACCAAGTAGAATCATCAGAAGGTCCTAAAAATTTACTTCAACGCTCTAGAGATGCCAACCAGCAACCGATTACTATATTGATGGGACCTCAACCCTTCATTATACAACttgaattattaaagaatgcaAATCACATACAAAACAGAACACTAATGGTACAAGTTACCTGTAGACAAAAAGAGGGTAGAATTTTGTGGGGTTACTGCAGAATGGCTGTCTTGTGGAAAGGATAGGAGGTTATTTATTATTGgcgagtggtggtggtggagtttTCGGAGGGAGTGAGGTTCCTAACGTCAATTTGGTGATTGGTTTAAATAGAAATTAGGAAGCTATGTCGATCCAGCAATGCAGGAAGCCCTTGGAGAATGTCCAAGACTTTGTGTACATCCAAATTGTATTCAGACAAGAGCTAAGTTTCTAAATTAAACATTCATTTCACATTCAAACTATTCTTTAGATAATAGGATAGCTAATTTAGTGTAAATTTCAGTTGTTTTAAAGGAGGAGAAAAAAATGGAAGGCAATGATTTCATTCCTAAGAATTTCGATCcttttctttatctttctaTTTGTCTAAAATCACATAAGGGATACGACATCTGATGGAAAATAAACATATTAATCAAATGCAAGAAGGTAAGTCTAACACAAGAATACTTGTTACTTCTTATCTGTTTACAGCCACatcaaatatcaaaataaaCAACAGATTTCCTCAATCAGAATAAAATAAATGTGTAACTAGCTATAACTCAAAAGTCCAAAAACAATTTTAGTGAATTAGGTAGTAGACATACCAAGCTTTTGGCAAATTATCCAAGACACTAGTTGAAAGAGACACAGTCATGAGCAAAGGTCGGCTCAACCGTACCAAATCATGATCGTCGCCTACAGGTGAAGACATAACGGTTGAGTCCGAAGCTCTCAAGTATTCGACCAGCAAGTAGATCCCATAGCCCACCATGGCCAGCCCCACAAGGGTCAAAACAAAGTTCAACAGCTTCAACAGGCACTCCAAGCACCCCCTGCAGGCCATCCTCGACAACTTCTTCGACCCCTTCAATTtccaaattcaaatcaaatagGTCTCTTCTATTTTATCACTTAGCCGACTACCTTCGACAAAAGACCCACATTTGGCCTGAAGATCAGTAACTCAATCACACAGTTCTGACTACTAACTACCACAAGTTCGCAATTAATTCCATAATTCACACATCGACTTGTGTTTGGTTGCTTGGAAAGTGCAGAAAAACTAGACACATAAACCATCTCTCCAACATTATGCTTTTCTAAGATCAGGGTAATAAATCaactaaaattatttttaaaaaatagaaaaccaaAACTATATATGCAATTCAGCTCAAGCTCATCAAAAAATTTCCAGTCTTTCCCAGATACGTAATCACCTCAATTTCCCAACCTACTCAActatctattttttttcaaaaaccgAAAATTTAACCCATCCAGATTAACAAAATATCAGATTTAATACGAAATAAAATACCAACAAACCATATATTTTCCTATccgaatttgaaataaaaaaaaaaacccaaaagaatAGTTTCATGATGGTTTGGAAATCTTAAAGAGATCGAAAGATGAGCGGAAATCAAAAGACTTACAGATTTAGAAGTCACGAGTACGAGGAGCTAGTCGGATTTCGAGCTTCTTCGGATTCTGATATCAGAcacagaggaagaggaagaggaagatggGACAGAGACGATCTCAGCCAAAGGAGGAAGGTCGGTGAggttgttggttttttttttgttttttgtttattgcCAGCTGgcgtttttttatttgtaccccaCACCTCCCCATTTGTGCTCTGTCACcgttttattttctatttgctGAATGACGTTAATGAACTTATCCATTTTCCGTTGGACCGTTTCTGTGTGCAGTTGATATAAGCTAAGGGATAATATGGTAAAATCACATATTAATAGGTTTTTAaaacagaattttttttattgtgcgaaaatggaatttaaaaaaaccagaaaagtTTGAACAATAAGGAAATGATAAatacaaaggaaaactaatgaaaagggcttgaaaactttgagttttaatgataaggacaaaataaagggtaaagtgaatagtaccaggattgactttttagtgtaaaaatatgatttttcgttaaagtgaacagtaccgagtgcTTGTCGTTAAAGCTCCCTAAATACAAATCTCAGTCGTCAACTCTTAACAGTAGAGATGAATTTCATAGAAATCAAGAAATACACTGAAGAAGAAAGCTTAGAGGAGAGGCCGAAAgaattacaatatatttatcTAACTGTTTTAGGTATTACAACATCTTACTAAAATAAAGGAAAGGAAAAGGTATTTATACTATTCTATCTAGTAAGCCATATGTGCACATGTTTTGCACGTGTAGTGGTAATGACACAACCTATATACTTATCCAATACCCCCTCAATCTTAGCAAGGGTACCCAAGCTTAAGATTGAAACAATGGCGGAGAAAATCTGGTCTATGCAGTCCCTTTGTCAACACATCAGCAATCTGATCCTTAGTACACAGATACTCTACTGATAAATCTCCCTTTTGAACTCGTTCACAAACGAAATGAAAATCAATCTCTAAGTGTTTGATCCGAGAGTGCTGAACTAGATTTAAACTCAATGCTATAGCAGATTGATTATCACAATATAGCACTGGAGGAGAAGGCACAAATTCGTGTAAATCCTTGAGTATAAGCCGAATCCAAGAAATATCAGCAGTGGTATGTGCTAAGGCACGATATTCGGCCTCCGTTGACCTCCTAGAAACAGATGACTGCTTTTTAGATTGCCAGGAAACAGGATTCCGCCCAAGATAAACAACATACCTAGTGATAGATCTTCGAGTGTTCAAATCAGCTGCCCAATCAGAATCACTATATGCAGTGACCGTAACTGGACCTCCAAAAATATATGTTAAGTCACAATGAAGTGTACCTTGGAGAAATCGGAGTATTCTTTTAACCATAGCAAAATGAATGTCAGTGGGAGCATTCATATATTGACACACATTATTCACAGCAACTGCAATATCAGGACGTGTAAATGTGAGGTATTGTAAAGCTCCAACCAAGCTACGATATAATGTGGGATCTGATAATAAGGTACCTTCATTGGATAAAACCTGATTATGAGGTTTGTAGGGTGTAGAGCATGGTTTACAGTCATCCATTCCAGCCTTGTGAATCACATCTTTAGTGTACTTGGCTTGATTAATAAACAGGTCCCCATTAGATTTATATGTAATTTGAAGCCCAAGGAAATAAGCCAATCGCCTCATATCCTTAAGATCAAATACTGCATTGAGAGTTGTGATCACAGATTGAATCATTTGTCGTCGACGTAGAGGAGTAAAATGACAACATCAACTCCATCAGTTCGAACAAATAAACTAGAATCTGACAGAGAGGCTTCAAAACCAATTGCTTGCAGATAACTAGTAAATTTATCATTCCAAGCTCGTGGAGCTTGTTTTAAGCCATAAAGAGACTTAACCAATTTGCAAACATGTGTAGGAAATTAAGGATGAACAAAACCTTGAGGTTGCTTCATATAGACTTCTTCCTGCAATTctccatgaagaaatgcattcttcacatcgaGTTGTCTAAGTTCCCAATGATGTGTTGCAGCCAATGCTAAAACTAAACGCACTGTAGTATGTTGAACAACTGGACTGAATGTTCTGTATAATCCAACCCCTTTTCTTGGTTAAACCCTTGAGCCACCAGCCGAGCTTTATATCTTGATATAGAACCATCActgtttcttttaattttatacaCCCACTTGCTTCCAATCACATTCTTATCACAAGAATTAGGAACAAGAGTCCATGTGCCTTGAGATTGAAGAGCATCAAACTCTTCTTGCATTGCCGATTGCCACTGAGGAATAGAAAAGGCTTGTTTGAAATTTGATGGTTCAGAAGCATCCAAAATATCAGCAATAAATGTGAAACCCCCTGAAAAATGAGCATCATCTGCTGGAGTTAAGGATGCCACTTCTAGAAATATAGCAGTCAAAGCGGAGTAGTCCTTTCTGGTAATTGCACCTGTTTTCAATCTGGTCTGAATACCTTGTGATAGAGACACATTCTCTGTGGTAGGATAAATAGATGAAGTAATAGTAGGTAACTCCACTTGTAACTGTTGTGATTGAAGGACAGGCAACATAGAAGTAGGGCGGGAAAGAGTAGCAGGTGAGGTAGAGTCCTGTGCATTTTCCAAAGAACCTGAAGAACCAGAAGAAATAGAGTTGAGATGCCGTGATGTAGAGCTAAGAGATTGTGAAGATGAAATATTCTGGAAATCTTGATGATCATCATCATTAACACCATGTGCCATTGGAACTGATAGCTGAACAAGAATAGGTGTCACATGACTATTTGAACCAGAAGAAGTTGTAGTTTTACTAGCTATATTAATACCATTCTTGTAAGAAAACACAGTCTCATCATGATAAACATGGCGAGAAATGAGAACTTTCCTAGTTGACAAATTATAACAGATGACACCTTTATAACCTTGTGGATATCCCAAGAAAACACACTGAGTGGATCTGGATTGCAATTTATTAGTATTATATGGTCTGAGGTAAGGATAGATTGCAGAGCCAAAGATCTTTAAATTCACTAGATCAGGTTGCTTGCCAAACAATTTTCCAAATGGGGAGTCCATATGAAGAGTCTTGCAAGGCATCctattaataaaaaaagcagCATGTGTTATGGCATAAGACCAAAACTTATGAGGTAACTTAGCAACAGATAACAGTGTAATTGCTGTCTCAATTAGGTGTCTATGCTTCCTCTCAGCTAGACCATTATGTTGGGGTGTGTATGGGCATGAAATATGATGTAAAATACTATGTGTAGCCAAATATTCCTTAAATGCATTGTTGAGAAACTCTCCACCACCATCAGACTGTAACATTCTAACTATAGTCTGAAATTGATTCTCAACATAAGCACAGAATTTGACAAATGAACTGAAAACCTCTGATTTATTTATTATAGGAAAAATCCATACAAACCTAATAGCTTCATCTATAAACAACACATAATAGCGAAACCCCTCAACAGAAACTGGAGAaggtccccatacatcactATGAATCTTATGAAAAGGTATGTCTACTGTATCAACTCTAGCAGAAAATGGAAGTCTACTCATTTTTCCCTCAAGACGATGTGAGCAAACTTTACTAATGTCATCGGAAGAACAAGCTATAATTGAGTTCCTAAGCATAGTTGCTAAGATTGCATTTGAAGGGTGTCCACATCTCTGATGCCACAAAGAAGATTGCACTGTATGTCCCAAATAAGCAGAAGGAGTTGCACCTTTATTCAACAGTGTTGGAAAAATATGCAAAGGTACTCTGAACAACTCATTATTGCTACTCTTTCTGTGGTGGAGGATTGCCCTTGTTGCCTTGTCCTGCACGAAAAATTGAATGTCAGCACATATGAACCAACTGTGATTGTCTTTACACAGTTTCTTAACAGACAAAAGATTAACAGTTAGTATCGGCATATGTAAAACACTATTAAGAGACAAAATATGAGAAGGAGTTTGCAGAGTGCCATGACCAATATTTTGTACAtccaaaccttcaccattacCAACTATTATCTTCTCAGTGCCTTCATATGGTGTAGAGTGAGCAAGAACTGTTAAATCTGGGGTCATGTGATAAGAGGCACCAGAATCAAGAATCCACGATTCTTCATTTGAAGTGGCTGCAGAAGCTTAAGCATTCATAGCTGGAAAACAATTAGAAGAGAATGACACAGGTTGAGAAATGAATGAAGGAGTTTTGATTGACATTCACAAACTGAGGGGATTGGTTATTGTGGATAAAGTGTGACGGAGTAGTGATCATTCCCATATCAACTGCATTAGGGGACATAGGAAAACCTTGATATGCAAAATTGGCAGATAAGGAAGGAGATGGCTGAGCTCCTTGATATGCATAATTGTTCCGATGCCTACAGTTCAAGACAATATGACCCCGTTTTCCACATATTTGACATTCTTGTACAGTTGAACCATTATCATTTCTAAAAAGACATGTAACTGCTACATGACCCTTTCTCGAGTAGATTTGGCACTCAGGAATAGGCTCAAACCGATTGGATGTATTTCCTGACCACTGTTACCAATTATTTCTAGATCTCGACCCATTAAATTTCTGCTTATAGCCTCCATTTCCCATTGGTCTATAATTGTTTCCATTGAATGATCTGCCAATCATATTATTTCCTGAGTAGCCGTTGGACTGAAATTGATTACCATGATAACCTGTAACAAATGATGAACTTCCAGAAAAACTAGAACCAACAGTCAGAGAAAACTGTGCATTAGAAGAACTGCCTAATGGAGCTGAAGATGCAGGGAACTGAGAGTAAGAACTCCCAGTATGATCATTAGAAGCATTAGCATTAACATACATGGCATACATACTCTGAACCAAATATTGCATTCTAGTTTCAATTGTCTTCTCTGCACCAATTAATTGAGCCCGAAACTCTTTAAGTGTAATCGATGATTCTCTAGCTAAAATAACAGTCCGAATCATATCATAATCAGAAGGTAAGCTAGTTAGTGCAGCAATGATGAGATCATTGTCTGGCATTTTCTCTCAAGCAGCCTATAATTGATCTTTAATAGCCTTTAACCTCAACAGATATTTATCAATAGTATCCCCCCTTTCTGCATAGTATGTAATTCTGCTTTGAGATGATTGACACTAGCTTTAAACACAGACATATATCTATCCTGTAAAACAGTCCATGCCTCATGAGAGGTCTTACAGCCTACCACATGTTCTATAGCATCATCACTGAGTGTAGCAATTAACAAGCTTAACAACGCCATATCAATCTCAATCCATTCTTTATAAGCTGCATTTATCTCATTGGTAACCCCTAATTCAAAAGTGATAACAAACTTGGGAGGGCATACATAATCACCAGTTAAATGATCAAAGAAATCATAGCCACGAAGAACCGAGCCAAATTGATAACTCCATTTAATGAAATTATCATCAGTCAGTTTAATAGTGAGCATACCCAACAAATTTTCGATCCGCACTTGATTTGCCATGATATGAAGACAAAAACAGAGAAGCAATCAAAACTATGTCGGTGTGAAAATACCCAGAAAGACCCAGATGCAAGATGAGTCAGTGGATAACTCAAGATGAACAAGAATTGCAAATCTGATTTCCAACTACGAAGACAATCACTATACGATCGCAGAGAAGCAAGAATCACATATATATGTCAACAATGGCAATCGGCCTTGAATCAATTCAATTACTTCAAGAAACTAAATTCTTAACAAATATTGGCATCGGCCTTTCATCAAATCAACATATAACTCTtcaattaacaaaaaaactatGGCATCAGCCTTCAATCAACTCAAATCACTtcaagaaattgaaaattcacAACAAATTTTGGCATCGGCCTTTATCAAATCAACATATAACTCTTCAATTAACCAAAAAACTATGGCATCGGCCTTCAATTACACTTTAATTCAAACGAAATTTTAGAAGAACACTAAA of Malus sylvestris chromosome 6, drMalSylv7.2, whole genome shotgun sequence contains these proteins:
- the LOC126625881 gene encoding tobamovirus multiplication protein 2A-like, whose product is MACRGCLECLLKLLNFVLTLVGLAMVGYGIYLLVEYLRASDSTVMSSPVGDDHDLVRLSRPLLMTVSLSTSVLDNLPKAWFIYLFIGIGAIIFIISCFGCVGAMTRNGCCLSCYSVLVILLILVELGAAAFIFFDKSWEDEIPTDSSGDFEMIYAFLKAHWTIVRWVALGAVVFEALLFLLALVVRAANRPAEYDSDDELIAPRQQIRQPLIANRQAVPATGAPVAGTLDQRPPSRNDAWSTRMREKYGLDTAEFTYNPSESQRQVSAQPQEERSRCIIM